In Bacteroidota bacterium, the following proteins share a genomic window:
- a CDS encoding T9SS type A sorting domain-containing protein, translating into MKHHFRLLLSMIIIHNLSIAQWKQTTGPGGGNVYSLVCSGENLFAATSGGIFRSTNNGASWAHAGMSEGPPLALNPNGSNGSVLFAGGNSVSFSIDNGTTWTAVNMGLPYYPSVQCFAFRDTNIFAGTEFNGIYSGLPAYGIDVYSFLASATNLFAGTNLGVYSRPLSEFTTAVKIDREKLPESFSLSQNYPNPFNPLTTISFDIPSRSFVSLKIFDILGREVSTIVSEELPAVSYSRQWNAANMASGVYFYRVHAGTYLETKRLLLLK; encoded by the coding sequence ATGAAACATCATTTCCGACTCTTGCTATCGATGATCATTATACACAATCTATCCATCGCTCAATGGAAACAAACGACAGGACCCGGCGGTGGCAATGTCTATTCTCTGGTTTGCAGCGGCGAAAACCTCTTTGCCGCGACTTCTGGGGGTATATTCCGTTCGACCAATAACGGTGCAAGCTGGGCACACGCAGGGATGTCAGAAGGCCCTCCCCTTGCCCTAAACCCCAATGGATCAAACGGCTCGGTTCTTTTTGCCGGGGGAAACAGCGTCTCCTTTTCCATCGATAATGGTACAACTTGGACAGCAGTGAATATGGGTTTGCCTTATTATCCTAGTGTCCAGTGTTTTGCATTCAGAGACACAAATATTTTTGCTGGAACTGAATTCAATGGTATCTATTCAGGGCTTCCTGCATATGGAATCGACGTCTATTCCTTTCTCGCTTCCGCAACAAATCTCTTCGCGGGAACCAATCTCGGCGTGTATAGTAGACCATTGTCCGAATTTACTACTGCAGTAAAGATAGATCGCGAAAAATTACCCGAAAGCTTCTCACTTTCACAGAACTATCCTAATCCGTTTAATCCATTAACTACAATCTCATTCGATATTCCATCCCGGTCTTTCGTGTCGTTAAAGATCTTTGACATACTGGGAAGAGAAGTGTCGACGATTGTCTCAGAGGAATTGCCAGCGGTAAGTTACAGCCGGCAATGGAATGCGGCGAACATGGCAAGCGGTGTTTACTTCTATCGTGTGCACGCGGGAACATATCTCGAAACGAAAAGGCTTCTGTTGTTGAAATAA
- a CDS encoding T9SS type A sorting domain-containing protein: MKTFVPIFLLTLIALPITWSQVRNDDFFPLNIGNQWTYEYKTSDWDQLADVMYSDSGTAICSIISKDGTNDSTIWNFRETRDIVHRIDGLFSPHFDTSYSIIDTILFDIVEHTQGYHLLVTAGSLNWESVFPLTQEFADSATFFRYSSASVDTFTLTAQYPKSVSKPYYILLISFKRLIGPTNISLSAPYITGVVSHSNHILKSAIVTSTQQERNTVAPQRFEMSQNFPNPFNPVTVIPFSVATKSVASLRIYDILGRHITTIFNGAIESGKHNAIWNARDQASGTYIAILESNGFSQAIKLVLLK; this comes from the coding sequence ATGAAAACATTCGTCCCCATCTTTCTCCTCACTCTCATAGCGTTGCCAATTACTTGGAGCCAAGTGCGTAATGACGATTTCTTCCCACTCAATATAGGCAATCAATGGACCTATGAATATAAGACATCTGATTGGGATCAATTAGCGGATGTTATGTACTCTGATTCAGGCACGGCCATCTGTTCCATCATTTCCAAAGATGGTACAAATGATTCAACAATTTGGAACTTCAGAGAAACTCGCGACATCGTGCATAGGATCGATGGGCTCTTTTCCCCACACTTTGACACCTCCTATTCTATCATTGATACAATACTTTTCGACATCGTCGAACATACCCAAGGATATCACCTGCTTGTCACGGCCGGTTCTCTGAACTGGGAATCTGTGTTCCCACTAACCCAAGAATTTGCCGACTCAGCAACCTTCTTCCGATATTCTTCCGCGAGCGTAGATACATTTACTCTGACAGCCCAGTATCCAAAGAGTGTCAGCAAACCTTACTATATTCTCCTCATATCATTCAAACGCCTCATCGGTCCTACAAACATTTCTTTGAGTGCTCCATACATCACAGGCGTTGTCTCCCATTCTAACCATATTCTTAAGAGCGCCATCGTTACATCAACTCAACAAGAACGCAATACTGTGGCTCCACAGAGATTTGAAATGAGTCAGAATTTCCCTAATCCGTTTAATCCGGTTACAGTGATTCCCTTTTCCGTTGCAACTAAAAGCGTCGCATCGCTCCGAATATACGATATCCTCGGACGACACATTACGACAATATTTAATGGAGCTATTGAATCGGGGAAGCACAATGCCATCTGGAATGCCAGAGATCAAGCAAGCGGAACATACATTGCAATCCTCGAATCGAATGGCTTTTCACAAGCCATCAAGCTCGTGTTGCTTAAATAG